Proteins encoded by one window of Cellvibrio sp. KY-GH-1:
- a CDS encoding glycerophosphodiester phosphodiesterase family protein codes for MFNPLHLLASAALVLLIPLTAAAHSDRGESYAKGDNNSASVQLGPRPFYLVNDMDESSLKKKLQSCANGPFKKTNFSIGHRGAPLQFPEHTKESYEAAAKMGAGILECDVAFTKDKQLVCRHSQCDLHTTTNILATSLASKCSQNFSPFDPVSGKAASATCCTSDITLAEFKSLQGKMDAFNPKATTVDEYLKGTANWRTDLYASKGTLLSHKESIELFKKLGVKMTPELKTASVPMPYNGYTQAMYAQQLIDEYKAAGVKARDVWPQSFDIQDIRYWIQNEPEFGKQAVYLDDADVPADVPTAAELQMYADQGFKIVAPPIWVLLALDKDNKIVASDYARNAKKAGLKIITWSFERSGPLKNGGGWYYQSVNPAINNDGDMMVALDVLAKDVGVIGIFSDWPASVSYYANCMNLK; via the coding sequence ATGTTTAACCCCTTGCACCTGCTGGCCAGTGCCGCGCTGGTTTTGCTGATCCCACTCACCGCTGCCGCCCACAGCGACAGAGGCGAAAGTTATGCTAAAGGAGATAACAACAGCGCCAGTGTTCAGCTCGGCCCACGCCCGTTTTATTTAGTGAATGACATGGATGAAAGTTCACTTAAGAAAAAACTGCAAAGTTGCGCGAACGGCCCTTTTAAAAAAACCAACTTCTCTATTGGCCATCGCGGTGCTCCGCTGCAATTTCCCGAGCACACCAAAGAATCCTATGAAGCCGCCGCCAAAATGGGTGCAGGAATTTTAGAGTGCGATGTTGCCTTCACCAAAGACAAGCAGTTGGTATGCCGTCACTCGCAATGCGATTTGCACACCACCACCAATATTCTCGCCACTTCGCTTGCCAGCAAATGCAGCCAGAATTTTTCGCCATTTGACCCAGTGAGCGGTAAAGCCGCCAGCGCGACTTGCTGCACTAGCGATATCACTCTTGCGGAATTCAAATCCCTGCAAGGAAAAATGGATGCATTCAATCCTAAAGCCACTACCGTGGATGAATATTTAAAAGGTACCGCCAACTGGCGCACTGATTTGTACGCGAGCAAAGGTACACTTTTATCGCACAAAGAAAGTATCGAGTTGTTTAAAAAACTCGGTGTAAAAATGACCCCGGAATTAAAAACTGCCAGCGTACCCATGCCTTACAACGGCTACACCCAAGCTATGTACGCCCAGCAATTAATTGATGAATACAAAGCCGCCGGTGTAAAAGCGCGCGATGTGTGGCCACAATCATTCGACATTCAAGACATTCGCTACTGGATTCAAAATGAGCCGGAATTTGGCAAGCAAGCCGTGTATCTCGATGATGCCGACGTACCTGCAGATGTGCCAACAGCGGCCGAATTACAAATGTACGCCGATCAAGGTTTCAAAATTGTTGCCCCACCCATTTGGGTTTTATTGGCACTCGACAAAGACAACAAAATTGTTGCCTCTGACTACGCGCGCAACGCGAAAAAAGCCGGCCTGAAAATTATTACCTGGTCATTCGAGCGCTCCGGCCCATTAAAAAATGGCGGCGGCTGGTATTATCAAAGCGTCAACCCGGCAATCAACAACGATGGTGACATGATGGTGGCACTGGACGTACTGGCCAAAGACGTAGGCGTTATCGGAATATTTTCTGACTGGCCCGCAAGCGTGAGTTACTACGCCAATTGTATGAATTTGAAATAA
- a CDS encoding hybrid sensor histidine kinase/response regulator, which produces MNWLPISSAVNRACLLILLLLPCALARGDIHFEQIRLDDLASQKAMNNLVAIAQDRQGFMWFGGGEGLLRYDGVELKNYAGRGADRDNICGRFVQALLSDSRGDLWVGAEQALCRYDPQRDEFVPFTQAELGSHNNIYALLEDRQGNLYVGDGGRLIVVNPERTQVREFKWPVGNSPARITTIRALFEDSNGRIWLGTSDAGLARFDLERGKFYFYPHSRSDATGSAGHRINAIGEDADGNLWLGQHIAGLDIFNPRTREFQHLPPLDSAGSNTVWTIRRDQAGHLWIAGDGGGLLRYNLSSKIWTSYRHHQGNLQSLVSDKTVALLFDREGNLWITHYPSGISLYHRSSDKVSNFQQTGNPTAPELNDRGVLSFMELPDGRIWVGTEKGVNEFNPGNSFFADLSATGSPLALPRKPITSLTRDSLGNTWIGTWSDGAYRLGVDGKLTHFLADHRPGSLSANIVWDILPGPNGEVLLATQEGGLNRFDPVTGSFLVLLPQGAGAGISSQDIYSLLRDRQQRLWIGGTNGLDRYDPASESYVHFGRHDTGNRHMPSLMVRNVFEDSRGRIWIATLDAGVFIWIGDQEPLIPLGLEQGMPDLVVTGIAEDSDGNLWLGTNQGLARVSPNTLSIIAFNSSHGINAVTINRGAILHASNGELYVGGVEGMSRFDPARMTREAASFPVLLTRLKITNREVISGTPDSPLAQSVNLIEQLELTYQHSMFAFEFAALSYHLPAFNQYAYRLQGFDKDWNDIGSKNSATYTNIPAGSYRFQVKAANSSGQWSDQQVDIALRILPPPWKTGWAYAGYFLLLISVFYLLYRHQRELAALEKEKQLNHALMRVNAIKDAFLANTSHELRTPVSGIVGLASALDEELQLPPGEARKKLELIISSGRRLSHLINDILDYTKMAEANIELFKCWVELHPLIEKIFSIVKPLAANKNLQLINSSAPDERIWADPNRLEQILINLVSNSIKYSDEGSVAVISQRETNALQLMVQDTGIGIAPEDMHKLFVPFSQLEASANRRSGGTGLGLTVTRYLVEQHGGQIHVESTLGKGSRFIMQFPLVSPDPELQQAANALAAPLEQAPDLRTKTIVFADDDAINCMILYKQLKHTGAQLLEANNGLKAWELLQDQTQVDLVILDLQMPQLDGFEVAKNMRASERWRNTPIIFLTANIIDQDVQTAQTLAPARILLKPVTKHLMWQQLLELVPVAD; this is translated from the coding sequence ATGAACTGGTTACCTATAAGCTCTGCCGTCAACCGCGCGTGTTTGTTGATCCTATTGCTGCTGCCCTGCGCATTGGCGCGGGGAGATATTCATTTTGAACAGATCCGGCTGGATGATTTGGCGAGCCAAAAGGCCATGAACAATCTGGTGGCTATCGCCCAGGACCGGCAGGGATTTATGTGGTTTGGTGGCGGCGAAGGACTGTTACGCTACGACGGTGTGGAACTGAAAAACTATGCTGGACGAGGCGCCGATCGCGACAATATTTGCGGGCGTTTTGTGCAAGCACTATTGAGCGATAGCCGCGGCGATTTGTGGGTGGGCGCCGAGCAGGCCTTGTGTCGCTACGATCCCCAGCGCGATGAATTTGTCCCCTTTACCCAAGCTGAGTTGGGCTCCCATAACAATATCTATGCCTTGCTGGAGGACCGACAGGGCAATTTGTACGTCGGCGACGGTGGCCGATTGATTGTCGTTAATCCCGAGCGCACCCAGGTGCGGGAGTTTAAATGGCCTGTCGGGAATTCCCCCGCGCGCATCACCACGATTCGTGCGCTGTTTGAAGATTCAAACGGGCGCATTTGGTTGGGAACAAGCGATGCGGGCCTCGCGCGTTTTGATTTGGAGCGCGGAAAGTTTTATTTCTATCCCCACAGTCGTAGCGACGCGACAGGTAGCGCGGGGCACCGGATTAATGCGATCGGGGAAGATGCAGACGGAAACCTGTGGCTGGGGCAGCATATAGCCGGGCTCGATATCTTTAATCCGCGCACGCGCGAGTTTCAGCATTTGCCACCACTGGACAGCGCAGGTAGCAACACTGTGTGGACCATTCGCCGCGATCAAGCGGGCCACCTCTGGATTGCGGGGGATGGCGGTGGTCTGCTGCGCTACAACCTCAGTAGTAAAATCTGGACGAGCTACCGTCACCATCAGGGCAATCTTCAATCTCTGGTAAGTGATAAAACAGTGGCATTGCTTTTTGATCGCGAAGGCAATTTGTGGATAACCCACTACCCCAGCGGTATCAGTCTCTACCATCGCAGCAGCGACAAGGTCAGCAACTTCCAGCAAACCGGAAATCCAACGGCGCCCGAATTGAACGATAGGGGCGTGCTCAGTTTTATGGAGTTGCCCGATGGGCGCATCTGGGTCGGTACCGAAAAAGGTGTTAACGAGTTTAATCCGGGAAATAGTTTTTTTGCGGACCTCTCGGCGACCGGCTCGCCGCTGGCGCTACCCAGAAAACCTATCACTTCCCTAACGCGCGACTCCTTGGGTAACACCTGGATTGGCACCTGGAGCGACGGCGCTTACCGTCTGGGTGTTGACGGAAAACTCACGCACTTTTTAGCAGACCACCGCCCCGGCAGCCTAAGCGCAAACATTGTCTGGGATATTTTGCCTGGTCCGAATGGCGAGGTCCTGCTGGCGACTCAGGAGGGTGGACTAAATCGCTTCGATCCGGTTACGGGTAGCTTTTTGGTGCTCTTGCCGCAGGGGGCCGGGGCGGGTATTTCCAGTCAGGACATATACAGTTTGTTGCGCGATCGCCAGCAGCGTCTTTGGATAGGGGGAACCAATGGGTTGGATCGTTACGACCCGGCCAGCGAAAGCTACGTTCACTTTGGACGACATGATACGGGTAACCGGCACATGCCCAGCTTGATGGTGCGCAATGTGTTTGAAGACTCTCGCGGGCGGATCTGGATTGCAACCCTCGATGCCGGCGTGTTTATCTGGATCGGTGACCAGGAGCCGTTGATACCTTTGGGACTGGAGCAGGGCATGCCCGATTTGGTGGTCACCGGAATTGCCGAAGACAGCGATGGCAATCTCTGGCTGGGCACTAACCAGGGGTTGGCGCGCGTGAGTCCGAATACTCTCTCGATCATCGCATTCAATAGCAGCCACGGAATTAATGCCGTGACCATTAATCGCGGGGCCATACTGCATGCCAGCAATGGCGAGCTGTATGTGGGTGGTGTGGAAGGTATGAGTCGGTTCGATCCAGCGCGCATGACCAGAGAGGCGGCGAGTTTTCCCGTGCTCCTGACGCGCTTGAAAATTACCAATCGCGAAGTTATTTCTGGCACCCCGGATTCCCCGCTCGCACAGAGTGTAAATTTGATCGAGCAGCTAGAATTGACCTACCAACACAGCATGTTTGCGTTTGAATTTGCGGCGCTCAGTTACCATTTGCCGGCGTTTAACCAATACGCTTACCGCCTGCAAGGGTTCGATAAAGATTGGAATGATATAGGCAGCAAAAATAGTGCGACCTACACCAACATTCCCGCCGGCAGTTATCGCTTCCAGGTAAAAGCGGCAAATAGCAGTGGCCAGTGGAGTGACCAGCAAGTGGATATCGCTCTGCGCATTTTGCCGCCCCCTTGGAAAACTGGGTGGGCCTATGCGGGTTACTTCTTGTTGTTGATCAGCGTATTTTATTTGCTCTACCGGCATCAACGGGAATTGGCGGCGCTGGAAAAAGAAAAACAATTGAATCACGCCTTGATGCGTGTCAACGCCATTAAGGATGCCTTTCTTGCCAACACCTCTCACGAATTGCGTACGCCGGTTAGCGGTATTGTCGGTTTGGCGTCGGCGTTGGACGAAGAGCTGCAATTGCCACCAGGGGAGGCGCGCAAAAAACTCGAGTTGATTATTTCCAGCGGGCGCCGGCTCAGCCATTTGATTAACGATATTCTTGACTACACCAAAATGGCGGAAGCCAATATTGAATTATTTAAATGCTGGGTGGAATTGCACCCGTTGATTGAAAAAATATTTTCGATTGTTAAACCGCTCGCCGCCAATAAAAATTTACAGTTGATTAATAGCAGTGCACCGGATGAGCGTATCTGGGCTGACCCTAATCGTCTGGAACAAATTTTAATTAATTTGGTAAGCAACAGTATTAAATATTCGGATGAAGGCAGTGTTGCGGTGATTAGCCAGCGTGAAACGAACGCATTGCAATTAATGGTGCAGGACACAGGTATAGGCATAGCACCGGAAGATATGCATAAATTGTTTGTCCCCTTCAGCCAACTGGAGGCATCTGCCAATCGGCGGTCGGGCGGTACCGGGTTGGGCCTTACGGTAACACGCTATTTGGTTGAGCAGCACGGTGGCCAGATTCATGTTGAATCCACGCTGGGCAAAGGATCGCGTTTTATCATGCAATTCCCGTTGGTCTCGCCTGATCCAGAATTGCAACAGGCTGCCAATGCGCTAGCCGCGCCACTGGAACAGGCGCCGGACTTGCGCACGAAAACAATTGTATTTGCCGATGACGATGCGATTAATTGCATGATTTTGTATAAGCAGTTAAAGCACACGGGCGCACAGCTACTGGAAGCAAATAATGGTTTAAAAGCCTGGGAGTTGTTGCAGGATCAGACGCAGGTGGACCTGGTAATTCTGGATTTACAAATGCCACAGCTGGACGGTTTTGAAGTGGCAAAAAACATGCGCGCCAGTGAGCGCTGGCGGAATACGCCGATTATTTTTCTCACCGCGAATATTATTGATCAGGATGTGCAAACTGCCCAAACGCTTGCACCCGCGCGGATATTATTAAAACCGGTCACCAAGCATTTGATGTGGCAACAGCTGTTGGAGTTGGTACCTGTCGCGGACTGA
- a CDS encoding phytanoyl-CoA dioxygenase family protein: MPHPLVTLVSRLLDTTHAGAAKPLVDELIGRLCEITQMDLHPDSFLDEGASITAQGKAVSPTTAAQCAEDVERTRVFIQGVYAALQKKLANYLSTGVTETTQQPLRVLYAGTGPFGLLLVPLLPLFVGQPLKVTLLDIHAESLGHLQKLLNELQLHDSHLLESIVQADACEWQAPHHFDLIISETMRQGLIQEPQVAIFSYLQQFLTVDGWLIPQQIRLELWLSDMDSHNISALHLGTIFQLDKHTAQLIGGGDQSPLHGHLTVPHHSDQLENIKLTTEIRVFDALVLRENQSQLTLPLFERDARPQAGSVLRYGYEQGNYPRFVFAYERRPGIDEVQLPDFYEKTALGVYHLKRFWHKAQLQRRVNRSAKARAQLHAIKTDEWQLDRILLDKLGVGLEPAIAQVYHANTLVEFERWLEFANGGAIDPLIIERVNTALLARLRDEISILADTHHSPLSSEQLAHWEEHGYLIIPGVLSAEETAAARNAIWDYLHITPDDPESWYKPAGEMKKIMVQLFAHPALEVARQSPRIRAIFNQLWQRDDLVVSTDRTGFNPPETSQWKFPGPGMHWDLDLCPPIAFGTQALIYLTDVAAHQGAFCCVPGFHKKIDDWLVQQPTGIDVQQQDWSQWPVKAIAANAGDLIIWHQALPHGSSPNRADFPRMVQYINMYAHA; the protein is encoded by the coding sequence ATGCCTCACCCACTCGTTACATTGGTTTCCCGCTTACTTGACACCACCCATGCCGGCGCTGCCAAACCTTTGGTTGATGAGTTAATTGGGCGCTTGTGTGAAATAACCCAGATGGATTTGCATCCGGATTCTTTTCTGGATGAAGGCGCCAGTATTACTGCGCAAGGCAAAGCTGTATCACCGACTACCGCTGCCCAGTGTGCAGAAGACGTAGAGCGCACGCGGGTATTTATACAGGGCGTCTATGCTGCTCTGCAGAAAAAACTCGCAAACTATTTGTCAACCGGGGTTACAGAAACGACGCAACAACCGCTGCGTGTGCTCTATGCTGGCACCGGGCCTTTTGGTTTATTGCTGGTGCCTTTGTTACCGCTGTTTGTTGGCCAGCCGCTCAAAGTAACCTTGCTGGATATTCACGCTGAATCGCTAGGGCATTTGCAAAAATTACTTAACGAATTGCAATTGCACGATAGTCATTTGCTGGAGTCCATTGTCCAAGCTGATGCCTGCGAATGGCAGGCGCCGCACCATTTTGATCTGATCATTTCCGAGACCATGCGTCAGGGTTTAATTCAGGAGCCGCAGGTTGCTATTTTCAGCTATCTGCAACAATTTCTGACGGTAGACGGTTGGCTAATTCCGCAACAAATTCGGTTGGAATTATGGTTGTCCGATATGGATAGTCACAACATTAGCGCTTTGCATCTGGGTACCATTTTTCAATTGGATAAACATACGGCGCAGCTAATCGGGGGTGGTGATCAATCGCCATTGCACGGGCATTTAACGGTGCCGCACCATTCGGATCAATTGGAAAATATAAAATTAACCACTGAGATCCGCGTATTTGATGCGTTGGTGTTGCGCGAAAACCAATCACAATTAACCTTGCCACTGTTTGAGCGCGATGCGCGTCCGCAGGCGGGTAGTGTGTTGCGTTATGGCTATGAACAGGGAAACTACCCGCGCTTTGTATTTGCCTATGAACGCAGGCCGGGTATCGATGAAGTACAGCTGCCGGATTTCTATGAAAAAACAGCGCTTGGCGTATATCACCTGAAACGCTTTTGGCACAAGGCGCAATTGCAACGGCGCGTTAATCGCTCGGCTAAGGCGCGGGCGCAATTGCACGCAATTAAAACAGACGAATGGCAATTGGACCGCATACTATTGGATAAATTGGGGGTGGGGTTGGAACCCGCCATTGCGCAGGTTTACCACGCTAATACCTTGGTTGAATTTGAACGCTGGTTAGAGTTCGCGAATGGTGGTGCTATTGATCCACTGATTATTGAGCGAGTGAATACTGCGTTGTTGGCACGTCTGCGTGATGAAATATCGATATTGGCAGATACCCATCATTCACCCTTGAGTAGTGAGCAATTAGCACATTGGGAAGAGCACGGCTATTTAATTATTCCCGGTGTTTTATCTGCGGAAGAAACGGCGGCGGCGCGCAATGCGATCTGGGACTATCTGCATATTACGCCGGATGATCCTGAATCCTGGTATAAGCCAGCGGGTGAGATGAAAAAGATCATGGTGCAATTATTTGCGCATCCTGCATTGGAGGTTGCGCGACAATCGCCACGCATCCGCGCCATCTTCAATCAACTCTGGCAGCGCGATGATTTGGTTGTTTCCACCGATCGCACCGGATTTAATCCACCGGAGACCAGCCAATGGAAATTTCCCGGGCCGGGTATGCATTGGGATCTGGATTTGTGCCCTCCCATTGCTTTTGGTACCCAGGCATTAATTTATTTAACCGATGTTGCAGCGCACCAGGGGGCGTTTTGCTGCGTGCCGGGGTTCCACAAAAAAATTGATGATTGGCTGGTGCAACAACCAACCGGTATTGATGTGCAGCAACAGGATTGGTCGCAGTGGCCGGTAAAAGCGATTGCGGCTAACGCCGGTGATTTAATTATTTGGCATCAGGCGCTGCCCCATGGCAGCAGCCCGAACCGCGCGGATTTTCCACGCATGGTGCAATACATCAATATGTATGCTCATGCGTAG
- a CDS encoding transporter substrate-binding domain-containing protein, with protein MFINPAQAQTKLRVVQGNNSIETYAKGLLMLALSKSSNKYALDEAVPNTSEERMVTMLMENQLDVVWYATTNDLEERLQPIRICIYRGLLGYRVLMIKKGTQNKFNGIKTLEDLKRVSLGQGRFWADTNVLTANNLNVVKVLKYEGLFYMLDGDRFDGYPRGVHEPWSEMQRYPKLALDVEQNLLLSYTNPFYFFVSKSNTKLANEIEQGLRTAIADGSFDEYFFNDPTVKDAIEKSNLKTRTLIHLENPTLPPKTPVDDKSLWFDPYSL; from the coding sequence ATGTTCATTAACCCTGCTCAAGCGCAGACCAAACTGCGCGTGGTGCAGGGCAATAACTCGATAGAAACCTATGCAAAGGGGCTACTGATGTTAGCCCTGAGCAAATCATCCAACAAATACGCATTAGACGAAGCGGTACCTAACACCAGCGAAGAGCGCATGGTGACAATGCTGATGGAGAACCAGTTGGATGTGGTCTGGTATGCGACTACCAATGATCTGGAAGAGCGCTTACAGCCAATACGGATTTGTATTTACCGCGGGCTTCTGGGTTACAGGGTATTGATGATCAAGAAAGGTACCCAAAATAAATTTAATGGTATTAAAACGCTGGAGGATTTAAAGCGCGTTTCCCTCGGCCAGGGCCGCTTTTGGGCAGATACTAATGTACTGACCGCCAATAACCTTAATGTAGTTAAAGTACTTAAATACGAAGGCCTGTTTTATATGCTGGATGGCGATCGCTTTGATGGCTACCCACGCGGCGTACATGAACCCTGGTCGGAAATGCAACGCTACCCCAAACTGGCACTGGATGTAGAGCAAAACTTGCTGCTGTCTTACACCAATCCGTTTTATTTTTTTGTAAGTAAATCCAACACCAAACTGGCCAATGAAATTGAGCAGGGGCTGCGTACAGCGATTGCCGATGGCAGCTTTGACGAGTACTTTTTTAACGATCCAACCGTGAAAGATGCGATCGAGAAATCTAATTTAAAAACCCGCACCTTGATTCACCTGGAAAATCCCACGCTTCCACCCAAAACGCCAGTGGACGACAAATCGCTCTGGTTTGATCCCTATTCGCTTTGA
- a CDS encoding YebG family protein has protein sequence MAVVAVWLCDRDGSMFEDRKVAEEHDKYLELAANITQLIEDNIPGIDEQHSEAIGLLLAQRRELLAKACKGKPDELLQPFTYEKPVTLNSKTTPAKD, from the coding sequence ATGGCAGTAGTCGCCGTTTGGCTATGTGATCGGGATGGCAGTATGTTTGAAGATAGAAAAGTTGCAGAAGAACACGATAAGTATCTGGAGCTGGCCGCCAATATCACGCAATTGATTGAAGACAATATTCCCGGCATCGATGAACAGCACAGTGAAGCCATTGGCCTGCTTTTGGCGCAGCGCCGCGAGTTACTGGCCAAAGCCTGTAAAGGCAAGCCCGATGAATTATTACAGCCTTTCACTTACGAAAAGCCTGTAACCCTGAACAGCAAGACCACCCCCGCCAAGGACTAG
- a CDS encoding DUF481 domain-containing protein — MHKRTIAFACCNLSILGTTFGFSPPVLADQVRLTNGDQISGSITALAEGSLTIQTAYAGLLTINLNAVQSLETDQPQFWRIDSNTQSTRLQFSEKAGHVTTAGATYPLTKLALEKPSSTWKKSGRLEGAMDIDNDSERKEKQHFYTELDLESNDWRHELKAETKRDKSHNRVTEDTLETNYRVDYLFNSHWFVRSASSYRIEGVELETSYWNTGIGPGYRLWGQRKDKLDVIVTYNRFGLKAGPLNWHFSAYALNLDYQQFWFNEHLETFVDVEMAIPNIDWVDYLANTSSGIRYYLSHNIHLSLKYDFNETHMDTGTTQDSSYTLGAGVSF, encoded by the coding sequence GTGCACAAAAGAACAATAGCTTTCGCTTGCTGCAACCTTTCGATCCTCGGCACCACCTTCGGATTCTCACCACCGGTGCTTGCAGACCAGGTACGCCTCACCAACGGTGACCAAATAAGCGGATCCATCACTGCATTGGCTGAAGGGTCATTAACCATTCAAACGGCTTATGCAGGCTTATTGACGATTAACCTCAATGCCGTCCAAAGCCTGGAAACCGATCAACCACAATTCTGGAGAATTGACTCGAACACCCAGTCAACGAGGCTCCAATTTAGCGAAAAGGCTGGCCATGTAACTACCGCTGGCGCTACTTATCCACTGACGAAGCTCGCTTTGGAAAAACCCTCTTCCACGTGGAAAAAATCCGGCCGGCTCGAAGGGGCGATGGACATAGACAATGACTCCGAGCGAAAAGAAAAACAGCATTTCTATACCGAACTAGACCTCGAATCCAACGACTGGCGCCATGAATTGAAGGCCGAAACCAAGCGCGACAAATCGCATAATCGTGTCACCGAAGATACCCTTGAGACCAATTACCGGGTGGACTATTTGTTCAATTCTCATTGGTTCGTCCGCAGTGCATCCAGCTATCGAATCGAAGGAGTAGAGCTGGAAACCAGCTATTGGAACACGGGCATAGGCCCGGGGTATCGTCTGTGGGGCCAGCGCAAAGACAAACTTGATGTCATCGTTACCTACAACCGTTTTGGATTGAAGGCGGGCCCGCTAAACTGGCATTTTTCGGCTTACGCCCTGAATCTGGATTATCAGCAATTTTGGTTCAATGAGCATTTGGAAACCTTTGTCGATGTTGAAATGGCAATCCCTAATATTGATTGGGTGGATTATTTGGCTAATACCAGCAGCGGTATTCGCTATTACCTATCGCACAATATTCACCTATCGCTCAAATACGACTTTAACGAAACCCACATGGACACAGGAACCACCCAAGACAGCAGTTACACACTGGGCGCAGGCGTTAGTTTTTGA
- a CDS encoding MliC family protein, whose translation MILAAYWLRRSLWIAVASASINSWATPPKTIHPSWDLDKDGINDCEKDGSCDHTQNYSLPRPTTKSTPSFNCTKAKSSIETLICESPDLAILDNKLHGIYHAAQQKAKNQHPPLLKAEQRGWIKGRNDCWKSETPKDCVNQAYQLRIAELQARYQLVPHLGPFRYQCGASPADELFVTFHQTEPPTLIAERGDKSSLMYLSQAASGAQYLGQNESFWEHHGEARVVWGFNAQELVCTKEQ comes from the coding sequence ATGATATTAGCCGCCTATTGGTTGAGACGTTCACTATGGATCGCCGTCGCCAGTGCTTCGATAAACAGTTGGGCTACACCACCCAAGACAATCCATCCAAGCTGGGATCTGGATAAAGACGGCATCAACGATTGTGAAAAAGATGGCTCCTGTGACCACACGCAGAATTACTCCTTGCCGCGCCCGACCACAAAATCTACCCCAAGCTTTAATTGCACCAAGGCAAAATCGTCCATAGAAACGCTGATCTGCGAATCGCCTGATCTGGCGATTCTGGACAACAAACTACACGGCATTTACCACGCTGCACAACAAAAGGCGAAAAACCAACACCCTCCCCTGCTTAAAGCCGAACAACGCGGCTGGATTAAAGGGCGCAACGACTGCTGGAAAAGCGAGACGCCGAAAGATTGCGTGAACCAAGCCTACCAACTGCGCATTGCAGAGCTTCAAGCCCGCTATCAATTGGTGCCCCATCTGGGCCCATTTCGCTATCAATGCGGAGCGTCACCCGCGGATGAATTATTCGTCACTTTCCATCAAACCGAGCCACCCACCTTGATTGCCGAGCGCGGCGATAAATCATCGCTCATGTATTTGTCGCAAGCCGCCAGCGGCGCCCAATATCTCGGTCAAAATGAAAGCTTTTGGGAGCATCATGGTGAAGCCAGAGTCGTCTGGGGATTTAACGCTCAGGAGCTGGTGTGCACAAAAGAACAATAG